A window of Desulfatirhabdium butyrativorans DSM 18734 contains these coding sequences:
- a CDS encoding CRISPR-associated primase-polymerase type A1 encodes MSEIPAVQSKQATSIDYTLIVSRLKAEILQGKDIERCREILSQSNVWRKMPAEGLLQWASLCQMAGSIDTALAVYDHLHRQHSGVMEAWQGHIELLGILGKRQELAQVLAAAKESLPETAYRNCAALVQGDDAAPEDPDMDAATAPFASLRQRQTFIERYLSLFSGREDCFARQWVNKEEQKTGYYPVRRPIEPSDVEDHLAGRMTYGIYLMRTDATVKTAVIDIDLVQAYRAAKLPAADVTRIKRERDWLLRRLQELSLDVGMKPIVEFSGSKGFHFWYCFETPVSAIFARGALESIRKAVAPDVRSFALEVFPKQDQLSGKGLGNLVKLPLGVHRSTGKRSLFIACADTSTEAQLRYLMGVSGICSASVALPKEMEQAKAPVLLHPKLEQWSKEYPELYRLEQVCTPIAMLIASCRAKAALSMREEQVLFQTLGFFNRKKTLLHALLADQAEYNPHLVDFKLSRVRGTPLGCKRIHSLLGYTGDFCRFEHVQAEYAHPLLHFPEEDVQPGPKSEQIENAADAIDNLKQAIRIVERFLGLERPP; translated from the coding sequence ATGAGCGAAATTCCAGCCGTTCAATCCAAACAGGCAACATCCATCGATTACACCCTCATCGTGTCCCGTCTCAAGGCCGAAATCCTGCAGGGAAAGGACATCGAGCGGTGCAGGGAAATACTTTCCCAGTCGAATGTCTGGCGAAAAATGCCAGCCGAAGGATTGCTTCAGTGGGCATCGCTTTGCCAGATGGCGGGATCCATCGATACGGCCCTGGCAGTTTACGATCACCTGCATCGGCAGCATTCCGGGGTAATGGAGGCATGGCAAGGCCACATCGAGCTGCTTGGCATTTTGGGAAAACGGCAGGAACTGGCGCAGGTGCTGGCTGCTGCGAAGGAGAGCTTGCCGGAAACGGCCTATCGAAACTGTGCCGCTTTGGTGCAAGGCGATGATGCGGCACCGGAAGATCCGGATATGGATGCTGCGACGGCACCGTTTGCCAGCCTTCGCCAGCGGCAGACGTTCATCGAACGGTATCTGAGTCTGTTCAGCGGGCGGGAAGATTGTTTTGCCCGGCAATGGGTGAACAAGGAGGAGCAGAAGACGGGCTATTATCCGGTGCGCAGGCCCATTGAACCATCGGATGTGGAAGACCATCTGGCCGGCCGGATGACCTATGGAATTTACCTGATGCGAACCGATGCGACGGTGAAGACCGCCGTAATCGATATCGATCTGGTTCAGGCTTATCGGGCGGCGAAACTTCCGGCTGCAGACGTGACCCGCATCAAACGGGAGAGGGACTGGCTGCTGCGCCGGTTGCAGGAGCTTTCCCTGGATGTGGGGATGAAACCCATCGTCGAGTTCAGCGGCTCGAAAGGCTTCCATTTCTGGTATTGTTTCGAAACACCGGTTTCCGCCATTTTCGCAAGAGGGGCGCTCGAATCCATTCGGAAGGCTGTTGCCCCAGATGTTCGTTCTTTTGCGCTGGAGGTCTTTCCGAAGCAGGATCAATTGAGCGGAAAAGGCCTGGGCAATCTGGTCAAGCTGCCACTTGGGGTACATCGAAGCACCGGCAAGCGCTCGCTGTTTATCGCTTGCGCCGACACCAGCACCGAAGCCCAGCTCCGCTATCTGATGGGCGTTTCGGGTATTTGTTCGGCAAGCGTGGCTTTGCCGAAGGAAATGGAGCAGGCGAAGGCGCCGGTTTTGCTGCATCCGAAGCTGGAGCAGTGGTCAAAGGAATATCCGGAGCTTTACAGGCTGGAGCAGGTGTGCACGCCGATTGCCATGCTGATCGCATCCTGCAGGGCCAAAGCGGCCTTGTCGATGCGGGAGGAACAGGTGCTGTTTCAGACCCTGGGGTTTTTCAATCGCAAGAAAACGTTGCTGCATGCCTTGTTGGCGGATCAGGCCGAATACAATCCGCATCTGGTCGATTTCAAACTGAGTCGGGTACGTGGAACGCCACTGGGCTGCAAGCGGATTCATTCGCTGCTGGGGTATACGGGGGATTTCTGCCGCTTTGAACACGTTCAGGCTGAATATGCCCATCCCCTGCTGCATTTTCCGGAGGAAGATGTCCAGCCAGGCCCCAAGTCCGAGCAGATCGAAAATGCGGCCGATGCCATCGACAACCTGAAGCAGGCCATCCGGATTGTCGAGCGTTTTCTCGGGTTGGAGCGGCCGCCATGA